One part of the Methanococcoides sp. AM1 genome encodes these proteins:
- a CDS encoding ATP-dependent DNA ligase, with translation MTDFKEFADVCKKIEHTAGSLDMTDIVSEMLHSVSGEELPVVVHFVMGDVFPAWSTEQLGVGPSLLYAALSRSSGLSQKEIETLVRNTGDIGETAIAALKKETRNQATFSSFMDDTPSLSIMEVFERFNNISDTTGKGSQTTKVKNLQYLFNSATPEEARYLARLAIEDLRIGVGEGIVRDAISKAFGVPAGDIERGFMLTNDLGLVAIAAKEGGLEAVSKLGMELNRPIKMMLAQVTPNIETAINDLGVVAVEWKFDGARVQIHKDGDNINIFSRRLENVTGSLPDIVEAVKENVKADSAILEGEAIAVDEKGDPRAFQDILKRFRRKYDVETTVREIPLILNLFEILYLNGEVLIDMPLSDRRDVLVGCVENTDRIKVDYQVLTDDVEKVNEIYSAALAAGHEGVMIKNPGAPYSPGKRGKNWLKKKPLMETLDLVVIGAEWGYGRRANLIGSYALACFDPDAGTFLPIGKVATGFSDEQLAELTELLSDQIVVESGREIELKPELVFEVAFEEIQKSTNYESGYALRFPRLVNVREDKSPEEAETLERIESIYLAQRS, from the coding sequence ATGACCGATTTCAAAGAATTCGCTGATGTATGTAAAAAAATAGAACATACTGCCGGTTCACTGGATATGACGGACATCGTCTCTGAGATGTTACATTCAGTATCCGGTGAAGAACTTCCGGTTGTTGTTCATTTTGTTATGGGTGATGTCTTCCCTGCATGGAGCACCGAACAGCTTGGAGTTGGTCCGAGTCTTCTTTACGCAGCTTTATCCAGATCCTCAGGTCTCTCGCAGAAAGAGATCGAGACACTCGTACGAAATACCGGGGATATCGGGGAGACTGCAATTGCAGCATTAAAAAAAGAGACCCGGAACCAGGCAACATTTTCTTCTTTTATGGATGATACTCCATCTCTTTCTATTATGGAAGTATTTGAAAGGTTCAACAACATATCAGATACTACCGGTAAAGGTTCACAAACAACCAAGGTAAAGAACCTGCAATATCTTTTTAATTCAGCAACTCCGGAGGAGGCTCGGTATCTCGCAAGGCTGGCAATAGAAGATCTTCGAATTGGTGTTGGTGAAGGTATCGTAAGGGATGCCATCTCCAAAGCATTCGGAGTGCCTGCGGGGGATATTGAACGTGGCTTTATGCTGACCAATGATCTAGGTCTTGTGGCAATTGCTGCAAAAGAAGGTGGTTTGGAGGCTGTTTCAAAGCTTGGTATGGAACTGAACCGCCCGATCAAGATGATGCTGGCACAGGTCACACCAAATATTGAAACTGCTATTAATGACCTTGGTGTTGTGGCCGTTGAATGGAAGTTCGATGGTGCCAGGGTGCAGATACACAAGGATGGGGACAACATCAACATCTTTTCAAGACGTCTTGAGAATGTTACAGGTTCATTGCCAGATATCGTTGAAGCTGTGAAAGAGAATGTAAAAGCAGATTCTGCAATTCTTGAGGGTGAAGCTATTGCTGTGGATGAGAAGGGTGATCCACGTGCATTTCAGGATATCCTTAAGCGCTTCAGGAGAAAGTATGATGTCGAGACCACCGTACGTGAGATTCCACTGATATTGAATCTTTTTGAGATCCTCTATCTTAATGGTGAGGTTCTCATAGATATGCCACTTTCCGACAGGCGGGATGTTTTGGTCGGTTGTGTGGAAAACACAGATCGTATTAAAGTTGATTATCAGGTGCTTACCGATGATGTGGAAAAGGTGAACGAGATATATTCTGCAGCACTGGCAGCAGGGCATGAAGGTGTCATGATCAAGAATCCGGGTGCACCATATTCCCCCGGCAAAAGAGGCAAGAACTGGTTAAAGAAGAAACCTCTCATGGAAACTCTCGACCTTGTGGTCATTGGTGCGGAATGGGGTTATGGAAGGCGTGCAAACCTTATTGGTTCCTATGCACTGGCATGCTTTGATCCGGATGCAGGTACTTTCCTTCCAATAGGAAAGGTAGCTACCGGTTTTTCAGATGAGCAACTTGCAGAACTGACTGAACTTCTGTCTGATCAGATCGTTGTTGAATCCGGAAGGGAGATCGAACTAAAACCAGAATTAGTGTTCGAGGTTGCCTTCGAGGAGATCCAGAAAAGCACTAATTATGAATCCGGGTATGCGTTGAGGTTCCCAAGGCTTGTGAATGTCAGGGAAGACAAGTCCCCTGAAGAAGCCGAGACCCTTGAGCGTATCGAGAGTATTTATCTTGCTCAAAGGAGTTAA
- the hmgA gene encoding hydroxymethylglutaryl-CoA reductase (NADPH) — MASNTEPTFSEEELIEKVVSGEIPLRKIDAYTDKDTAIRLRKCAIEKMEDVQFEHIQNYTIDAESVTKRNIENMIGAVQIPLGIAGAIKVNGEYANDEFMLPLATTEGALVASTNRGCSAITASGGANVRIFQDQMTRAPVFKMDNVVHARKFVDWIRKPDIFEQMKEKAAGTTRFGELLSVEPYVTGNTVFLRFAYDTKDAMGMNMVTIATDAILNLISDEFGAYPISLSGNMCTDKKPAAINNILGRGKTVAADVTIPKALVGKKLKTTPEMMEEVNYRKNLLGSARAGALGFNAHAANIVAALYLACGQDAAHVVEGSTAITTMEVNGYGDLYCSVTMPSVQVGTVGGGTSIGTQRDCLNLLGVAGAGKVPGENSKKLAEIVAAAVLAGEISLIGAQAAGHLARAHAELGR, encoded by the coding sequence ATGGCATCAAACACCGAACCCACATTTAGCGAAGAGGAATTGATTGAGAAGGTCGTATCAGGAGAGATCCCTCTAAGGAAGATCGATGCATACACGGATAAAGACACTGCGATCAGGTTGAGAAAATGTGCGATCGAGAAGATGGAAGATGTCCAATTCGAACATATTCAGAACTATACAATTGATGCTGAGTCAGTTACAAAGAGAAATATCGAAAATATGATAGGTGCTGTGCAGATCCCACTTGGAATTGCAGGCGCTATAAAAGTGAACGGCGAATATGCTAATGATGAGTTCATGCTTCCACTTGCCACCACCGAAGGAGCACTTGTTGCAAGTACCAACCGCGGATGTTCAGCCATTACAGCATCCGGCGGTGCCAATGTAAGGATATTTCAGGACCAGATGACACGTGCACCTGTTTTCAAGATGGATAATGTGGTACATGCAAGAAAATTCGTTGACTGGATAAGGAAACCTGATATATTTGAACAGATGAAGGAAAAGGCTGCCGGAACAACGCGCTTCGGTGAACTTCTCAGCGTTGAGCCATATGTTACAGGAAACACAGTTTTCTTAAGGTTCGCCTATGACACAAAGGATGCAATGGGAATGAACATGGTCACCATTGCCACCGATGCAATACTCAACCTCATCTCCGATGAGTTCGGAGCTTATCCAATATCCCTTTCAGGAAACATGTGTACTGATAAGAAGCCTGCAGCCATCAATAACATCCTTGGAAGGGGAAAGACAGTTGCAGCGGATGTAACAATTCCAAAAGCGCTTGTCGGGAAGAAACTGAAAACCACTCCGGAGATGATGGAAGAGGTAAACTACAGGAAGAACCTGCTTGGTTCTGCAAGAGCAGGAGCACTTGGATTCAATGCACATGCCGCCAACATCGTAGCAGCACTATACCTTGCATGCGGACAGGATGCAGCTCACGTTGTGGAGGGTAGTACCGCAATCACAACAATGGAAGTAAATGGATATGGAGACCTATATTGTTCAGTTACCATGCCATCAGTGCAGGTCGGCACAGTTGGAGGAGGAACAAGTATCGGCACACAGAGAGATTGCCTGAACCTGCTGGGAGTTGCAGGTGCCGGCAAAGTTCCGGGTGAGAACTCAAAGAAACTGGCAGAAATTGTAGCAGCAGCGGTGCTTGCAGGCGAGATATCACTGATAGGTGCACAGGCTGCCGGACATCTGGCAAGAGCTCATGCCGAGCTCGGCAGATGA
- the aroA gene encoding 3-phosphoshikimate 1-carboxyvinyltransferase yields the protein MKVTVGRSSVHGEVFAPPSKSYTHRAITVAALSRDAIIHRPLLSADTQSTIRASEMFGAYIEKEGENLQISGVDGIPEVPDDVIDVANSGTTLRFMTAISALTDGTTVLTGDNSIRSRPNDPLIRVLNDLGVDAYSTRNNGCAPIVVTGGLKGAIVKIDGSISSQFISALLLACPLTKNSTTLSIKGELKSKPYIDVTLDVIEKAGVEILVEDNHNPKFIIPGNQRYNLKEYTVPGDFSSASYLLAAAAMTNSTVTVKNLFPSMQGDIAIINILKEMGTNISWDMEAGTVTARGGELHGITMDAGATPDLVPTVAVLAAMAKGDTIITNAEHVRYKETDRLHAMAVELEKMGIFCREEKDRLTIRGGKFTGAEVHGWHDHRIVMALTLAGMVAGNTTIDTAESIFISYPNFFDAMRSIGADVILSEQ from the coding sequence ATGAAAGTAACAGTTGGAAGATCCAGTGTGCATGGTGAAGTATTCGCACCACCTTCAAAGAGCTACACCCACAGGGCTATCACCGTAGCTGCCCTTTCAAGAGATGCAATAATCCACAGACCACTGCTATCTGCAGATACACAATCCACTATACGCGCTAGTGAGATGTTCGGTGCATACATCGAAAAGGAGGGAGAGAACCTTCAGATCAGCGGTGTGGATGGTATTCCGGAAGTCCCCGATGATGTTATCGATGTAGCAAATTCAGGAACTACACTCCGATTCATGACCGCCATCTCTGCACTTACCGACGGAACTACTGTGCTTACTGGCGATAATTCAATAAGGTCAAGACCAAATGACCCACTTATCAGAGTCCTGAACGACCTTGGTGTTGATGCCTATTCTACCCGTAACAACGGCTGTGCGCCAATTGTGGTTACTGGCGGACTTAAAGGTGCTATCGTCAAGATAGACGGGTCCATCAGTTCACAGTTCATATCAGCATTACTACTTGCATGTCCACTTACAAAGAACAGTACGACCCTCTCTATCAAAGGGGAACTAAAATCCAAACCTTATATCGATGTCACACTTGATGTTATTGAAAAAGCAGGTGTTGAGATCCTCGTTGAAGATAATCATAACCCTAAGTTCATCATTCCCGGAAACCAGAGATACAACCTTAAGGAATACACTGTCCCGGGTGACTTCTCGTCTGCATCCTATCTTCTTGCAGCCGCTGCAATGACAAACTCCACCGTGACCGTCAAGAACCTGTTCCCTTCGATGCAGGGAGACATAGCTATCATAAACATACTGAAAGAGATGGGTACAAACATCAGCTGGGATATGGAAGCAGGAACTGTAACCGCAAGAGGGGGAGAGCTTCATGGGATCACTATGGATGCAGGTGCCACCCCCGACCTTGTTCCCACAGTTGCTGTCCTTGCTGCCATGGCAAAAGGTGATACCATAATAACCAATGCTGAGCATGTGCGCTATAAGGAGACGGACAGGCTTCATGCAATGGCTGTGGAACTTGAGAAAATGGGAATATTTTGCAGGGAAGAAAAGGACAGACTTACCATAAGAGGAGGGAAATTCACAGGTGCAGAGGTACATGGATGGCACGACCATCGCATCGTAATGGCTTTGACACTTGCAGGAATGGTGGCTGGAAATACCACGATCGATACCGCAGAATCCATCTTCATCTCATACCCTAATTTCTTTGATGCAATGCGTTCAATAGGCGCTGACGTTATCCTTAGTGAACAATGA
- a CDS encoding DUF488 family protein codes for MDEDTRCYTIGYGNRSLEEFIDILQQYDLSYLVDIRSYPHSVREEFNKENLEVVLPKYNIAYSHCPGLGGLREEGYIDYIKTDEFRKYFTKLIGKIKEVNSNGSDVVLMCAEKNPKNCHRYKLSNELESSGIRVIHLTNPGQADLFMF; via the coding sequence ATGGATGAAGATACCCGATGCTATACCATTGGATATGGAAACAGGTCACTGGAAGAATTTATCGATATTCTACAACAGTATGACCTCTCCTATCTGGTTGATATTCGCAGCTATCCGCATTCGGTACGTGAAGAGTTCAATAAAGAGAACCTCGAGGTCGTGCTGCCGAAATACAATATTGCTTATTCTCATTGTCCCGGGCTTGGTGGCTTGCGGGAAGAAGGCTACATTGATTATATCAAAACGGATGAGTTCCGGAAATATTTCACAAAACTGATCGGCAAGATAAAAGAAGTAAATAGCAACGGCTCCGATGTTGTCCTGATGTGTGCTGAGAAAAATCCGAAGAACTGTCACAGGTATAAGCTGTCAAATGAGCTGGAATCCAGTGGAATAAGAGTTATCCACCTGACCAACCCCGGCCAGGCAGACCTTTTCATGTTCTAA
- a CDS encoding homoserine dehydrogenase, translating into MRKVRASIIGFGSVGRGVAEVILQKDDELKSLGIDLDVVAIADSRGAEVNTEGIDLNAALARKNETGTVAVEDLTGEYVIRNVDHDLVIETTPTDIETGGTGLVNMLAAFENGRDVVTSNKGPLTLKYQELMKAASEADCKFMFEATVGGAMPIINLIKGTLAGNEIQSIEGILNGTCNYILTRMMEEKASYEQMLAESKELGIAETDPTYDVEGIDAACKLVILSNSIFGQNATFQDVEVTGITKITPESLALAYDEGYVIKLIGEVRKDRLRVSPRLVPASHPLAVGGTLNVASVRTDLAGTVTVAGRGAGSIETASAILSDVISIYRE; encoded by the coding sequence ATGAGAAAAGTACGCGCATCCATTATTGGATTTGGTTCAGTGGGACGGGGTGTTGCAGAGGTCATTCTGCAAAAGGATGATGAACTAAAGTCTCTTGGTATCGACCTTGATGTAGTGGCAATAGCCGATTCAAGGGGAGCTGAGGTCAACACTGAGGGTATCGATCTTAATGCTGCTCTTGCAAGGAAAAACGAAACCGGTACAGTGGCTGTTGAAGACCTCACCGGTGAATACGTGATCAGGAACGTTGACCATGATCTTGTCATCGAGACGACACCTACCGATATTGAGACCGGAGGTACCGGACTGGTCAATATGCTTGCTGCATTTGAGAATGGCAGGGATGTCGTGACCTCTAACAAAGGTCCTCTTACACTGAAATACCAGGAGCTTATGAAGGCTGCCAGTGAAGCAGACTGCAAGTTCATGTTCGAGGCTACCGTAGGCGGTGCAATGCCTATCATCAATCTTATAAAAGGTACACTTGCCGGTAACGAGATCCAGAGCATTGAAGGTATTCTTAATGGTACCTGCAATTACATACTTACACGTATGATGGAAGAAAAAGCATCATATGAGCAGATGCTAGCCGAATCCAAGGAATTGGGTATTGCTGAGACCGATCCCACTTATGACGTAGAGGGCATCGATGCCGCCTGCAAGCTTGTAATTCTTTCAAATTCCATCTTCGGGCAGAATGCCACTTTCCAGGATGTCGAGGTCACCGGTATTACCAAGATCACACCTGAATCACTTGCTCTTGCTTATGACGAGGGCTACGTGATCAAGCTCATTGGAGAGGTCAGGAAGGATCGTCTCCGGGTATCTCCACGTCTTGTGCCGGCTTCCCATCCGCTGGCAGTTGGTGGGACACTTAATGTTGCATCAGTACGCACCGATCTTGCAGGCACTGTCACAGTTGCCGGAAGGGGTGCAGGTTCAATTGAGACTGCAAGTGCGATATTGAGTGATGTCATATCCATTTACAGGGAATAA
- a CDS encoding thymidylate synthase, with translation MTQDAAIGRIIKAQTISDAWYRGLNVIWNHGKVITDERGSQIREFMNLMVVIDDPYRDEIPADIAWNHERLEEYAKQLITGENAQDFEYTYGQRLRNWDDKTDQIAYVIEKLKNNRTTRRATAVTWIPNIDTHVDEVPCMILDDFKIRDEKVHLTTVFRSHDFAGAYPANLYGLSKLLEYVAEHVGLKAGTITTMSISAHIYDHDWDKIEKIVKGVQ, from the coding sequence ATGACGCAGGATGCGGCAATTGGAAGGATCATAAAAGCTCAGACCATCAGTGATGCATGGTACCGCGGACTCAATGTAATATGGAATCACGGTAAGGTCATTACAGATGAAAGAGGAAGCCAGATACGAGAGTTCATGAACCTGATGGTCGTGATAGATGACCCATACAGGGATGAGATCCCTGCAGATATCGCATGGAACCATGAGAGGCTGGAAGAGTATGCAAAGCAGCTTATCACCGGTGAAAATGCACAGGATTTCGAATATACATACGGCCAGAGGCTTCGCAACTGGGATGATAAAACAGACCAGATCGCCTATGTAATTGAAAAACTGAAGAATAACAGGACAACACGAAGGGCTACAGCCGTTACATGGATCCCAAATATAGACACCCATGTTGATGAAGTACCCTGTATGATACTTGATGATTTTAAGATCAGGGATGAAAAGGTCCACCTGACAACAGTATTTCGCAGCCACGACTTTGCAGGTGCTTATCCCGCTAATCTCTATGGCCTTTCCAAGCTGCTTGAATATGTTGCCGAACATGTCGGACTGAAAGCTGGAACCATCACCACGATGAGTATCTCTGCACATATATATGACCATGACTGGGACAAGATCGAGAAAATTGTAAAAGGAGTGCAATAA
- the htpX gene encoding zinc metalloprotease HtpX, with protein MKNMFKTTLLLASLTGLLVIVGRLIGGTTGMFIAFAFAIVLNFGSYWYSDKIVLKMYHAKEVTESESPKLYEIVRKLAMRADLPMPKVYIVETSMPNAFATGRDPKHAAVAATTGILNLLTPEEIEGVLAHELAHVKNRDTLISAIAATIAGVITMLATWARWAAIFGGIGGRDDNGGSNIVGFIALAIVAPLAATIIQLAISRSREFAADAEGARISQKPWALASALSKLESGAQNYHPRRNDVQPSQNTAHMFIVNPLRGSRLMKLFRTHPSTEERIHRLNSM; from the coding sequence ATGAAGAATATGTTTAAGACCACATTATTGCTGGCATCCCTGACAGGACTTCTGGTCATTGTAGGTCGTCTTATTGGCGGCACTACCGGTATGTTCATAGCTTTTGCTTTTGCGATCGTGCTGAACTTTGGTAGTTACTGGTACAGTGACAAGATAGTACTAAAGATGTATCATGCAAAAGAGGTCACTGAATCTGAAAGTCCGAAACTTTATGAGATCGTCCGCAAGCTTGCAATGCGTGCAGACCTCCCAATGCCCAAAGTTTACATTGTGGAAACATCCATGCCAAATGCATTTGCAACCGGAAGAGACCCAAAACATGCAGCAGTTGCAGCCACCACAGGCATCCTTAATCTTCTGACACCGGAAGAGATCGAAGGCGTACTGGCTCACGAGCTTGCACATGTAAAGAACCGTGACACACTTATCAGTGCAATTGCAGCAACTATTGCAGGTGTAATCACAATGCTTGCAACATGGGCAAGATGGGCTGCTATTTTCGGTGGTATCGGAGGCAGGGATGACAATGGAGGAAGCAATATAGTAGGATTCATTGCACTCGCAATTGTGGCACCACTCGCTGCGACCATAATACAGCTTGCAATATCCCGGTCACGTGAGTTTGCAGCTGATGCAGAAGGAGCACGTATATCACAGAAACCATGGGCACTTGCAAGCGCACTCTCCAAACTTGAGTCTGGTGCTCAGAACTACCACCCACGCAGGAACGACGTGCAGCCATCCCAAAATACGGCACATATGTTTATCGTCAATCCCCTGAGAGGTAGCAGACTGATGAAGCTTTTCAGGACACATCCATCCACAGAAGAAAGGATCCATCGTTTGAACTCAATGTAA
- a CDS encoding NAD(P)/FAD-dependent oxidoreductase, giving the protein MIYDVVVIGAGPTGSTAARYAAKYGAKVLMIEEHSSIGTPVECTGLLSTRAVAECDIAPDDDFVLNSVRGAFVYSPNGTCLPIDGRKTKAYVVSRKMFDRNLVSMAVDSGAELILKGRVTGLLEKDGIQVLSVMHMGRPITIKARVVIGADGVKSNIARYAGLGRVDRILSGVQIEAPYRSKDDDFVELFVGSNAPGFFAWTVPVTENISRIGLAVEPGNEQNAINYLKGVISSNPHVSSRNSRCMLDLVVGGIPIGPLKRTYSNGILIAGDAAGQVKPTSGGGIYTGAACAKIAGEVAANAALDGDVSGERLSSYEKRWQAELGRELGIGMKIHDFVGGLNDDQLDELIASMNNPAILEMITKYGDMDHPSILIKKLLNPMNSRHLIGVFRTFAKAIL; this is encoded by the coding sequence ATGATCTATGATGTTGTTGTGATCGGAGCCGGACCAACAGGATCCACAGCTGCACGCTATGCTGCCAAATACGGTGCAAAGGTACTCATGATCGAGGAACACTCATCTATCGGCACGCCCGTGGAGTGCACCGGACTATTAAGTACACGTGCTGTAGCTGAATGTGATATAGCACCTGATGATGATTTCGTATTGAACAGTGTACGTGGTGCCTTTGTCTATTCGCCAAATGGGACCTGTCTTCCTATAGACGGCAGGAAGACAAAGGCATATGTTGTTTCAAGAAAGATGTTTGACCGAAACCTTGTTTCAATGGCAGTGGATTCCGGTGCAGAACTGATTCTAAAAGGGCGTGTGACAGGGCTTCTGGAGAAGGATGGAATTCAGGTCCTTTCAGTAATGCATATGGGAAGACCGATCACCATAAAGGCAAGGGTTGTCATCGGAGCAGACGGTGTAAAGAGCAATATTGCCAGATATGCAGGTCTAGGAAGAGTTGACAGGATCCTGTCAGGAGTACAGATAGAAGCACCCTATCGATCAAAAGACGATGATTTTGTAGAGCTTTTCGTTGGATCGAATGCACCTGGTTTTTTTGCATGGACCGTACCTGTCACCGAGAACATATCAAGAATAGGACTTGCCGTTGAACCAGGCAACGAACAAAATGCAATAAACTACCTCAAAGGAGTTATTTCTTCGAACCCGCACGTTTCCAGCAGAAATTCCCGGTGTATGCTTGATCTTGTGGTTGGTGGCATCCCTATAGGCCCCCTTAAGAGAACTTACAGCAATGGCATTCTCATTGCAGGAGATGCTGCAGGACAAGTAAAACCAACATCAGGAGGTGGTATATACACAGGAGCTGCCTGTGCAAAGATCGCAGGTGAAGTTGCAGCAAATGCCGCACTTGATGGAGATGTTTCCGGAGAGAGGCTCAGTTCATACGAAAAACGATGGCAGGCCGAACTTGGCCGCGAACTTGGAATCGGAATGAAGATCCATGATTTCGTCGGCGGACTAAACGATGATCAGCTAGATGAACTAATAGCATCGATGAATAATCCTGCCATACTTGAAATGATCACAAAGTATGGAGATATGGACCATCCCTCGATATTGATCAAAAAATTATTGAATCCAATGAACTCAAGGCACCTGATCGGTGTTTTCAGGACTTTTGCAAAAGCGATACTGTGA
- a CDS encoding MarR family transcriptional regulator yields the protein MKIRTLFVFSVCILSCFFSAVPVSAEGTATIHGAIYEWDTFQLMENVIIEVNTTPPQSIVAKYGVYSMNLAPGEYLITATYYENNTLTASTQETITISDDGDYIIDLILLPSYDSDLTEDPDLLNITTSLEADSEAIENGAGDNTLYYVAVLIILLIAGSGLYLFSKKNGKKEEGEGEQIIVMEDMVKEATIETNSEFIAGVSDETDENDDTEELKPDAPDFSEVEEKTSLPSDLQEVLDIISSSGGRITQKELRSKLSYSEAKVSLIVSDLENRGLVEKFKKGRGNIIIIPDEQR from the coding sequence GTGAAGATCAGAACCTTATTTGTTTTCAGCGTATGTATCTTGTCATGCTTCTTTTCAGCAGTTCCGGTAAGTGCCGAAGGAACAGCCACGATTCATGGTGCCATCTATGAATGGGATACTTTCCAGCTGATGGAGAATGTAATCATTGAAGTGAACACCACGCCGCCACAGTCCATCGTAGCGAAATATGGTGTGTATTCCATGAATCTTGCTCCGGGTGAATACCTGATCACAGCAACTTATTACGAGAACAACACGCTTACAGCCTCTACGCAGGAAACTATTACCATCAGTGATGATGGTGACTACATTATAGACCTGATACTTCTTCCTTCATATGATAGTGATCTTACCGAAGATCCTGATCTTTTGAACATTACTACTTCATTGGAAGCTGATTCCGAAGCAATTGAAAATGGAGCAGGTGATAATACACTATATTATGTTGCAGTTCTTATTATTCTTTTGATAGCCGGAAGTGGTCTTTATCTCTTCTCAAAGAAGAACGGAAAGAAAGAGGAGGGTGAAGGGGAGCAAATTATTGTTATGGAAGATATGGTAAAAGAGGCAACCATTGAAACTAACAGTGAGTTCATTGCCGGTGTATCAGATGAAACTGATGAAAATGATGATACAGAAGAATTGAAACCGGATGCACCTGATTTCTCTGAAGTGGAGGAAAAGACATCATTGCCTTCGGACCTGCAGGAAGTTCTTGACATCATCAGTTCCAGTGGTGGTCGGATCACCCAGAAGGAACTGCGTTCAAAACTGAGCTATTCTGAAGCAAAGGTAAGCCTGATAGTTTCAGATCTTGAGAACCGGGGACTTGTGGAGAAGTTCAAGAAGGGAAGGGGTAACATCATAATAATACCCGATGAACAGCGTTGA
- a CDS encoding amino acid-binding protein — protein sequence MWSTVLKKFEKHPAQQKVIKILFERGFQVNDEGKVTSGSIEIPHTQLAKEAGVDRRVVDATTDTILTDELLKNIFQNVKSIPFLRDVAPSLGLGVIIITPDDAANVGILSNVSKVISDHGLSIRQAVSDDPHFNSEAKLTIITDSKIPGELVSDILALQGVKGVSIY from the coding sequence ATGTGGAGCACAGTACTCAAAAAGTTCGAAAAGCATCCTGCACAGCAAAAGGTCATAAAGATCCTTTTTGAACGTGGATTTCAGGTAAATGATGAAGGAAAAGTGACATCCGGCTCAATTGAGATCCCTCATACACAACTTGCAAAGGAAGCAGGCGTGGATCGCAGGGTAGTCGATGCTACTACAGATACCATTCTCACTGACGAACTCCTGAAAAACATTTTCCAGAATGTAAAATCAATACCATTCCTTCGTGATGTTGCTCCGTCCCTTGGTCTTGGTGTCATTATAATCACGCCCGATGATGCTGCAAATGTAGGTATCCTTTCTAACGTTTCAAAAGTGATTTCCGATCATGGTCTCAGCATCAGACAGGCAGTATCGGATGATCCTCATTTTAATAGTGAAGCAAAACTGACTATCATCACCGACTCAAAGATCCCTGGTGAACTGGTTAGTGACATCCTGGCTCTTCAAGGTGTTAAAGGGGTTAGCATATACTGA
- a CDS encoding amino acid-binding protein: protein MRVSMDIELKDAPGQLLLALNPISELKGNLKSIVHHHEERTPRSTIPVQLVFEVEPENLDLIISRLEENGIGVARVDEKRFMEHGAVILIGHIVHTDIQDTIDTIDKTGFAEVVDICLSMPHIDKRSSASLKIDAVGRKELHEAMAVLKEVAEKKDLLVIEPIEAEVA, encoded by the coding sequence ATGAGAGTTTCAATGGATATCGAACTGAAAGATGCTCCCGGACAGTTGCTTCTGGCTCTGAATCCGATCTCAGAGCTAAAGGGGAACCTGAAGTCCATCGTACACCACCATGAAGAACGAACACCAAGAAGTACTATTCCTGTTCAGCTTGTGTTCGAGGTGGAACCTGAGAACCTCGATCTTATTATTTCACGTCTTGAAGAGAACGGTATCGGTGTTGCCAGGGTTGATGAAAAGCGCTTTATGGAACATGGTGCTGTCATCCTGATAGGTCATATTGTACATACCGATATACAGGACACTATAGACACTATTGACAAGACAGGCTTTGCAGAAGTTGTGGATATATGTCTTTCAATGCCTCATATCGACAAGCGTTCATCCGCTTCCCTGAAGATAGATGCTGTTGGCAGGAAAGAGCTTCATGAAGCAATGGCTGTCTTAAAAGAAGTGGCAGAGAAAAAAGACCTGCTGGTCATAGAGCCGATTGAGGCTGAAGTTGCATAA